From the genome of Clostridia bacterium, one region includes:
- a CDS encoding IreB family regulatory phosphoprotein, producing MSEAQNTQMFKVERDVPQEVREILKFVYKALQEKGYNPINQLVGYLLSGDPAYITSHNNARVLIGRLERDKVLEELIKCYLEHHLS from the coding sequence ATGAGTGAAGCCCAAAACACGCAAATGTTTAAAGTTGAGCGGGACGTGCCCCAGGAAGTACGAGAAATACTAAAGTTTGTCTACAAGGCCTTGCAGGAAAAAGGTTACAACCCGATTAATCAGCTGGTTGGGTACCTGCTTTCCGGTGATCCGGCCTACATCACTAGTCATAATAACGCTAGGGTTTTAATCGGTCGGCTGGAGCGGGATAAAGTACTAGAAGAATTAATCAAGTGCTACCTAGAACATCATTTATCCTAG
- a CDS encoding aldo/keto reductase, with the protein MEYRELGSTGIKVSRLAFGSLTLGPLQASLSLEAGVNLLLEAVDRGINFVDTADSYCNYEYIRQVLKRKPDLIVASKSYDYTYEGMRATLEKALRQIGRDYIDIFLLHEQESKLTIEGHWPALRFLLDAKRSGKVRAVGISTHSVAAAQAAATVAEIDVIHPLVNKLGIGIIGGSLEAMKMAIDLAHQNGKGIYAMKALAGGHLLGEARDALHFVFSIPSIDSVAVGMQSTDELEFNLACVEGREVPIQIQERLNRQARRIYIEPWCTGCGACVARCHYSALQIRGGKAQVEPQRCILCSYCAGVCRDFCIKIL; encoded by the coding sequence TTGGAGTATAGAGAGCTGGGGTCTACTGGCATTAAGGTTTCCCGGTTAGCGTTCGGTTCTTTAACTTTAGGGCCATTACAGGCATCTTTGTCACTCGAGGCCGGAGTCAATTTACTTTTAGAAGCTGTCGATAGGGGAATCAACTTTGTTGACACTGCTGACAGTTACTGCAACTACGAGTATATTCGCCAGGTTTTAAAAAGAAAGCCCGATTTGATTGTTGCTAGCAAATCTTATGATTATACCTATGAAGGAATGAGGGCAACCCTGGAAAAGGCTTTGAGACAGATTGGACGAGATTACATAGATATCTTTTTGCTCCACGAACAAGAGAGTAAGCTGACCATTGAGGGGCATTGGCCAGCTCTCCGATTCCTTTTGGATGCCAAGCGGTCGGGAAAGGTTCGAGCTGTAGGCATTTCTACTCACTCAGTTGCAGCTGCTCAGGCGGCAGCAACTGTGGCAGAGATAGATGTTATTCATCCGCTTGTCAACAAGCTGGGAATTGGGATTATCGGAGGAAGCTTAGAAGCCATGAAGATGGCAATCGATCTAGCCCACCAGAATGGCAAAGGTATATATGCTATGAAGGCCCTGGCGGGGGGGCACTTGCTTGGGGAAGCCAGAGATGCATTACACTTTGTCTTTAGTATACCTAGTATAGATTCGGTGGCGGTAGGCATGCAAAGTACCGATGAACTGGAGTTTAACTTAGCTTGTGTGGAAGGTAGGGAGGTACCTATCCAGATACAAGAAAGGCTAAATCGGCAAGCGAGAAGAATCTATATTGAGCCTTGGTGCACTGGGTGCGGGGCCTGCGTGGCGCGGTGCCATTATTCTGCTTTACAGATTCGCGGCGGCAAAGCGCAAGTTGAACCCCAGAGGTGCATTCTTTGTAGCTATTGCGCTGGGGTATGCCGTGATTTCTGCATTAAGATACTTTAA